The following nucleotide sequence is from Spirochaetales bacterium.
GGCCTTGTCGTTTATTCAAAAGAGGACTTCGACCGATTATGGACGGGTGTTCTTATCCTTCTTATTCCCGATGATTCATTCAGACCCGCTGATGAAAGCAGGGGTATCGCGGGCCGTTTCATCTCGCTTCTGGTTCCTCACAAAAAAATGATCATCGAAATCTTTCTCGCTTCACTGCTATTTACCGTACTGGGGATTCTCGGCGCATTTTATTTTAAATTTCTCATCGACGATATCCTTGTTATCGGACTCGAAAACACATTTCATATCATATCACTGGGAATGGTCATTCTTACGCTTTTCCGTGTGGTACTCAATGGTTTCAGAAAGCATATCCTTCTCTACCTGAGTCAGAAAATAGACATTTCGCTTATTTTCTCCTTTTACCGTCACGTCCTGCGATTGTCACTCCCTTTTTTCGACGCGCGGAAAGTGGGAGAAATTCTCTCGCGCCTCAATGACGCTTCGAGAATCAGGGCGACGATTTCAAGCGCGACCCTTTCGGTCCTCATCGATACACTCATGATCCTTGTCGGAGGCACGGTGCTGTTTCTGCAGAATCGCGCGTTGTTTTTCGTAAGCCTTCTCTTTATCCCGTTTTCGATGCTCATCGTCTGGGTTTTTCTCAAACCTTTCAGAAAAGTAAACAGGACCCAGATGCGTGAAGCCGCGGATACCGAAGCGTATCTCGTCGAATCGCTTTCCGGTATCGCGACGATCAAATCGCTCAACGCGGAAGAGGAAGCCGGTTTTGAAACGGAACGCCGTTTTATACGATACCTCAAGGCCGCGTTTAAAGGAACATGGCTTTCGAATCTGCAATATTCGCTGCAGGAAATCCTTATGCTGACGGGAAGCATCGTTATTCTTTGGGTCGGGGGAATCGAGGTAATGCGCGGAGTCATGAGTCTCGGCCAGCTTATTACCTACAACGCCCTTCTCGCGTATTTCCTCACACCGGTCGGAAATCTTATAAACCTCCAGCCGGCCCTTCAGGAAGCGGGTGTCGCGGCCGAGCGACTCACCGAAATCCTTGATATCCCCCCCGAAGAAAGCGGAGAGAAAAGTCTTATCCGGTGTGAAAGCTTCAACGGAGAGGTCGCCATCTCGAACCTGACATTCAGGTACCCCGCGGGCGAACCGGTCCTTACAGGTATATCGTTTTCCGTAAAAAAGGGTGAAAAAATC
It contains:
- a CDS encoding peptidase domain-containing ABC transporter; translation: MKRYYCVKQHDITDCGAACLATITKQYGRKRSIAAIREISGTGRMGTTAYGLIEAARHIGFNAKGVRGTIDQLMTEKIPLPAIAHVKKGNFLHFVVIHRIKKKTLLVADPAEGLVVYSKEDFDRLWTGVLILLIPDDSFRPADESRGIAGRFISLLVPHKKMIIEIFLASLLFTVLGILGAFYFKFLIDDILVIGLENTFHIISLGMVILTLFRVVLNGFRKHILLYLSQKIDISLIFSFYRHVLRLSLPFFDARKVGEILSRLNDASRIRATISSATLSVLIDTLMILVGGTVLFLQNRALFFVSLLFIPFSMLIVWVFLKPFRKVNRTQMREAADTEAYLVESLSGIATIKSLNAEEEAGFETERRFIRYLKAAFKGTWLSNLQYSLQEILMLTGSIVILWVGGIEVMRGVMSLGQLITYNALLAYFLTPVGNLINLQPALQEAGVAAERLTEILDIPPEESGEKSLIRCESFNGEVAISNLTFRYPAGEPVLTGISFSVKKGEKIAIVGESGSGKTTIAKLLLKYYLPEKGEITIDSYNIKDIHTENVREHIGYVPQDVFLFSGTIRENIEFGRKNERFELIVKAAQAARADEFIDRFPLRYDTLVGERGATLSGGQRQRIALARVILKNPDILILDEATSSLDSMTEKAIHDSITTLFKGKTMIIIAHRLSTISKSDRILLLDKGDIVESGNHMNLLRKRGKYYAMWKGQSDSDNYSEASMT